The following are encoded in a window of Rhodothermus bifroesti genomic DNA:
- a CDS encoding SDR family oxidoreductase: protein MDLGLQDRIALVTGASSGLGWAAARELAREGCKVALCSRSETRIRQAAARIAVETGVAEDRLLPLVCDVREEAQIVQVIEQVVAHWGQLNILVTNAGGPPAGYIGDFTADDWRAALELNLLSTINLCRHALPHLRQAARKPNGLARILMITSISAKQPIPNLYLSNAARAGVQGFAKSLAEELGPEGITVNTLLPGYTRTERLAELARLQQQRTGRSVEEIEASWAEQAALKRLGEPEEFAAAVVFLASARASYITGVALPVDGGRSKHLL, encoded by the coding sequence ATGGATTTGGGCTTACAGGATCGGATTGCCTTGGTAACAGGCGCCAGCAGTGGTTTGGGTTGGGCAGCTGCCCGCGAGTTGGCCCGCGAAGGCTGCAAAGTAGCCCTTTGCTCGCGCTCAGAGACGCGCATCCGGCAGGCAGCTGCACGTATCGCGGTCGAAACCGGGGTGGCCGAAGATCGCCTGCTCCCTTTGGTGTGCGATGTGCGTGAAGAAGCACAAATTGTTCAAGTGATTGAGCAGGTGGTAGCGCATTGGGGACAGTTGAACATTCTTGTGACGAATGCCGGCGGTCCTCCGGCTGGATATATCGGCGATTTTACCGCCGACGACTGGCGGGCGGCTTTAGAGCTGAACCTGCTTAGCACGATCAACCTTTGCCGGCATGCCTTGCCGCACCTGCGCCAGGCTGCCCGAAAACCAAACGGCTTAGCACGTATCTTGATGATTACGTCTATTTCCGCTAAGCAGCCGATCCCAAACCTGTATCTCTCCAATGCGGCACGTGCAGGCGTTCAGGGCTTTGCTAAAAGCCTGGCTGAAGAACTAGGCCCCGAAGGCATTACGGTAAATACGCTGCTACCTGGCTATACACGCACCGAGCGGTTGGCTGAACTGGCTCGCTTGCAGCAGCAGCGTACTGGACGTTCGGTCGAAGAGATCGAAGCTTCTTGGGCAGAACAAGCAGCCCTCAAACGCCTTGGCGAGCCCGAAGAGTTCGCTGCCGCTGTGGTTTTTTTGGCAAGTGCACGTGCGAGCTACATTACCGGTGTGGCGCTGCCCGTGGATGGTGGGCGCTCCAAGCATCTGCTCTAA
- the pncA gene encoding bifunctional nicotinamidase/pyrazinamidase produces the protein MKALLIVDVQNDFCPGGALPVPEGDAVVPVINRLSRYFENLILTQDWHPAGHGSFASAHPGKKPFETIQLSYGEQVLWPDHCVQGTPGAAFHAGLDTTRAQLIIRKGFRKEIDSYSAFYENDKQTTTGLAGYLRERGITTLYVVGLAADFCVKWSALDARRLGFEVYVVTDATRGIDTNGSLARAWEEMRAAGVHLVTAEEVTRQAQPVG, from the coding sequence ATGAAAGCGCTGCTGATCGTAGATGTGCAGAACGATTTTTGTCCAGGGGGCGCCTTACCTGTACCAGAAGGAGATGCCGTGGTGCCTGTGATTAATCGCTTGAGCCGGTATTTCGAAAACCTTATCCTGACGCAGGACTGGCATCCAGCTGGCCATGGATCGTTTGCATCGGCGCATCCTGGCAAAAAGCCTTTTGAAACCATCCAGCTCAGTTATGGCGAGCAGGTGCTTTGGCCGGATCATTGCGTGCAGGGCACGCCTGGGGCTGCTTTTCATGCGGGCTTGGACACTACGCGCGCGCAACTGATCATCCGAAAAGGGTTTCGCAAAGAAATTGACTCCTATTCCGCCTTTTATGAGAATGACAAGCAAACGACCACCGGGTTGGCAGGTTACTTACGCGAGCGGGGGATAACGACCCTTTATGTCGTGGGGCTTGCGGCAGATTTTTGCGTTAAGTGGTCGGCTTTGGACGCCCGTCGGCTGGGCTTTGAGGTGTATGTGGTCACCGATGCCACGCGCGGCATCGACACCAACGGTTCGCTAGCCCGGGCTTGGGAAGAAATGCGGGCAGCCGGGGTGCACTTGGTGACGGCTGAAGAAGTCACGCGCCAGGCCCAGCCAGTGGGGTAA
- a CDS encoding glycosyltransferase family 4 protein: MSSKNKPLHLAYLITRADEIGGAQMHVLYLAQSFQAQGMQVTVLAGSEGSFSKLVENAGIPYVHVPFLQRAISPKEDYRCFWALRRLFRKLQPDLVTTHSSKAGWLGRLAAKSLRLPVTFTAHGWAFTEGIPEARRRAFALAERLAARFADRIITVSEYDRQLALRYRVASPRQLVTVYYGIPDVPPALWARPAAGAPVRLIMVARFSPQKDQALVLQALAALRHLPWEIEFVGDGPLRPKCEQLALALGIKNRVYFLGERQDVAERLARAQIFVLASNYEGLPISILEAMRAGLPVIAADVSGVKEGVVHGKTGLLFARGDVEGLKNHLQTLLLHPACREHLGTAGRQRYETHFTLERMVTETWQVYQEVLCHYSR, translated from the coding sequence GTGAGCTCAAAAAATAAACCACTCCATCTCGCTTATCTGATTACCCGTGCCGATGAGATTGGGGGGGCACAGATGCATGTGCTGTATCTAGCCCAAAGCTTTCAGGCACAAGGCATGCAGGTTACAGTTCTGGCGGGAAGTGAAGGATCTTTCTCAAAGCTGGTAGAAAACGCGGGAATTCCCTACGTCCATGTTCCCTTCCTCCAAAGGGCCATTTCTCCAAAGGAGGATTACCGATGCTTTTGGGCGTTACGTCGCTTGTTTCGCAAATTGCAGCCAGACTTGGTCACGACGCATTCTTCCAAGGCAGGCTGGTTAGGACGGCTTGCCGCTAAAAGCCTGCGGCTGCCCGTAACGTTTACAGCGCATGGATGGGCTTTTACGGAAGGTATTCCCGAGGCACGTCGTCGCGCTTTTGCATTGGCCGAGCGGCTTGCTGCGCGCTTTGCAGATCGCATTATTACTGTATCCGAATACGATCGCCAGCTGGCCCTTCGGTATCGCGTAGCATCCCCAAGACAGTTGGTTACGGTCTACTATGGCATCCCAGATGTTCCCCCTGCATTATGGGCCCGCCCCGCAGCTGGAGCACCCGTGCGCTTGATTATGGTAGCGCGCTTTAGTCCGCAGAAAGATCAGGCCTTGGTCTTGCAAGCCCTGGCAGCATTGCGTCATCTACCTTGGGAGATCGAATTTGTTGGAGACGGTCCTTTGCGGCCCAAATGCGAACAGTTAGCCTTGGCGCTTGGGATTAAAAACCGGGTCTATTTTTTGGGAGAACGTCAGGATGTGGCTGAACGCTTAGCACGAGCACAGATTTTTGTATTGGCCTCCAACTACGAAGGCTTACCCATAAGCATCCTGGAAGCAATGCGAGCAGGTCTGCCGGTAATTGCCGCAGATGTGTCTGGGGTCAAAGAGGGTGTGGTCCATGGGAAAACAGGACTGTTGTTTGCCCGTGGCGACGTAGAAGGATTAAAAAACCATCTGCAGACCCTGCTTTTGCATCCAGCATGTCGGGAGCACTTGGGCACAGCTGGACGTCAACGCTACGAAACCCATTTTACGCTCGAACGCATGGTAACGGAAACTTGGCAAGTTTACCAAGAAGTGTTGTGCCACTATAGCCGTTAA
- a CDS encoding response regulator transcription factor — protein MPTPSAPVYHLLIVEDDADVAQALQDFFTLQGYQVTHAAQGAQALDLVKNGRPFDVVLLDIMLPDQSGFEVLRALRQQGCAVPVLVLTGRGEREHLLQGFDLGADDYIVKPFDPDEVAARVRAVLQRTQPPDRTPMQCYRIGDLEINFSTYEAYRGNERVNFTAMELNVLHYLIHHRGQVVTRRQLLRDVWHIEGDVETRTIDRHIASIRKKIEPDLRQPRYIETVYGKGYRFKG, from the coding sequence ATGCCAACCCCGTCGGCACCCGTATATCACTTGCTTATCGTTGAAGACGACGCAGACGTTGCTCAGGCCCTCCAGGATTTCTTTACGCTCCAAGGCTATCAGGTTACGCACGCGGCCCAGGGTGCCCAGGCGCTGGATTTGGTGAAAAATGGGCGTCCGTTTGACGTTGTGCTGCTAGACATCATGCTTCCAGACCAAAGCGGTTTTGAGGTGCTTCGAGCGCTGCGGCAGCAAGGTTGTGCTGTGCCCGTTTTGGTCTTAACCGGGCGGGGAGAACGGGAGCATCTGTTACAAGGCTTTGATCTGGGGGCTGACGACTATATTGTCAAACCCTTCGATCCCGACGAAGTGGCTGCACGCGTGCGTGCTGTGTTGCAACGTACCCAACCTCCTGACCGCACCCCTATGCAATGCTATCGCATTGGCGATCTAGAGATCAACTTTAGTACTTATGAAGCCTACCGAGGCAACGAGCGCGTCAACTTCACGGCCATGGAACTCAACGTGTTGCACTATCTTATCCATCACCGCGGACAAGTCGTTACGCGCCGTCAGCTATTGCGCGACGTGTGGCACATCGAAGGCGATGTCGAAACGCGCACCATTGACCGACACATCGCGTCGATTCGCAAAAAAATTGAGCCTGATCTGCGTCAGCCGCGGTATATTGAGACAGTTTACGGGAAAGGATACCGGTTTAAAGGCTAA
- a CDS encoding aldehyde dehydrogenase family protein produces MAPHPAATPCTPELAREIALLFERQRQHQAYVRTRTVRARRRQLIRLREAVLDHRETIRAALWADFRKPALEVDLTEIAPVVTEAGYVARHLAAWMRPKRVGTAPTHIGTRAEIRYEPKGVVLILSPWNYPFTLTLAPLVTAVAAGNCVMIKPSELAPNSARVIRRIVEEVFEPEEVAVFEGDHTVAETLLTLPFDHIFFTGSPRVGRLVMEAAARHLASVTLELGGKSPAVVDETADVAQAAAKIAWGKFTNAGQTCIAPDYILVHRQLHDALVEALREQLETFYGPDAEAWAQSESYARIVNDHHFARLRLLYEDALAKGAREAIGGPWRAAERFIPPTVLTHVPDEAAIMQEEIFGPLLPIQIFDDLDEALQAINRRPKPLALYVFAQEARRVEYVLTHTSAGGGCVNDTLLHFNHPDLPFGGIGPSGLGKAYRYHGFLAFSNARPVVYRRFEVPLLRQLYPPYSERARRLIDRLLPFF; encoded by the coding sequence ATGGCTCCCCATCCAGCGGCGACACCGTGCACGCCCGAACTGGCGCGTGAAATAGCCTTGCTTTTTGAACGGCAGCGACAGCATCAAGCCTACGTGCGGACGCGTACTGTTCGTGCTCGGCGCCGTCAGCTGATTCGTCTCCGCGAAGCCGTCCTCGACCATCGGGAAACCATCCGCGCGGCCCTCTGGGCCGACTTTCGCAAACCTGCACTGGAAGTAGACCTCACGGAGATCGCGCCAGTCGTTACCGAAGCGGGCTACGTAGCGCGGCATCTAGCCGCCTGGATGCGGCCTAAACGGGTTGGCACAGCTCCTACGCATATCGGTACCCGCGCCGAAATTCGCTATGAACCTAAGGGCGTAGTGCTCATTCTTTCCCCCTGGAATTATCCATTTACGCTTACGCTGGCGCCGCTGGTTACCGCGGTTGCTGCCGGGAATTGCGTCATGATTAAGCCTTCAGAGCTGGCGCCTAACAGTGCTCGCGTAATTCGCCGTATCGTTGAAGAGGTATTTGAGCCTGAGGAAGTTGCTGTATTTGAAGGGGATCACACGGTAGCCGAAACGCTGTTGACCTTGCCCTTCGACCACATCTTTTTCACTGGCAGTCCTCGTGTCGGACGATTGGTTATGGAAGCAGCTGCTCGGCATTTGGCTTCGGTCACGCTGGAGCTCGGGGGCAAATCGCCTGCTGTGGTCGATGAAACGGCCGATGTCGCGCAGGCTGCAGCAAAAATTGCTTGGGGAAAGTTTACAAACGCTGGCCAAACCTGCATTGCCCCGGACTATATCCTGGTGCATCGCCAGCTGCATGACGCCCTTGTCGAAGCGCTCCGAGAGCAACTGGAAACTTTCTACGGTCCTGACGCTGAGGCTTGGGCGCAAAGTGAAAGTTATGCACGCATCGTAAACGACCATCACTTCGCGCGGCTACGCTTGCTTTACGAAGACGCCCTGGCCAAAGGGGCGCGCGAAGCCATTGGGGGGCCTTGGCGTGCCGCTGAGCGCTTTATTCCCCCAACCGTGCTCACCCATGTGCCCGATGAAGCCGCGATCATGCAGGAAGAGATTTTTGGTCCGTTGCTCCCTATCCAGATCTTCGACGATCTAGACGAAGCCTTACAGGCCATTAACCGACGTCCCAAACCTTTGGCCCTCTACGTGTTTGCGCAAGAAGCCCGCCGGGTGGAATACGTGCTTACCCATACTTCTGCAGGGGGTGGATGCGTCAACGACACGCTGCTGCACTTTAACCATCCTGATCTTCCCTTCGGCGGCATTGGCCCAAGTGGTCTAGGGAAGGCTTACCGCTATCATGGCTTTTTGGCCTTCTCCAACGCGCGGCCTGTCGTTTACCGTCGCTTTGAGGTTCCTCTACTGCGCCAGCTTTATCCACCCTACAGCGAGCGCGCACGTCGACTCATCGACCGCTTGTTGCCTTTTTTCTAA
- a CDS encoding RidA family protein — protein sequence MDHRPNLHVPARTIIKTPRAPAAIGPYSQAILVGDTLYCSGQIAIDPKTGSLITESIERETEQVLENLGAVLRAAGMDYKDVVRCTVYLVDINDYAQVNEVYARYFNESPPAREAVQVAALPRGARVEISCIAVRQTPST from the coding sequence ATGGATCATCGACCGAATCTTCACGTGCCAGCACGTACCATCATCAAGACCCCACGAGCCCCTGCGGCCATTGGTCCTTATAGCCAGGCCATCTTGGTGGGCGACACGCTGTACTGCTCGGGGCAAATCGCTATTGATCCCAAAACGGGGAGTTTGATTACTGAGAGTATTGAGCGCGAAACCGAACAGGTTCTGGAAAACCTGGGGGCCGTGTTGCGGGCCGCAGGAATGGACTACAAGGACGTGGTGCGCTGCACCGTGTACCTGGTCGACATCAACGACTACGCCCAGGTCAACGAGGTGTACGCTCGGTACTTTAATGAGTCTCCACCGGCACGCGAAGCTGTGCAAGTAGCGGCACTGCCGCGCGGTGCCCGCGTTGAGATTTCGTGCATTGCTGTGCGTCAAACGCCTTCGACCTGA
- a CDS encoding adenine phosphoribosyltransferase yields MMTRMNNVKTLETLKQAVRTIPDFPEPGVLFKDITPVLGHPELLRLAIEALLDPFQDQVITKVVGIESRGFILGGMLAHHLDAGFVPVRKKGKLPYKTLSESYQLEYGTDSIEMHVDAIEPGDRVLIHDDVIATGGTAEATIRLVERAGGQVVGCAFLIELMALKGRRRLPDHIPIHAVLQL; encoded by the coding sequence ATGATGACACGCATGAATAACGTCAAGACGCTGGAAACGCTTAAGCAGGCGGTACGTACGATCCCGGACTTTCCAGAGCCGGGTGTACTGTTCAAAGATATTACGCCTGTTCTGGGCCATCCTGAACTGCTTCGGCTGGCCATTGAAGCCCTGCTGGACCCCTTTCAAGATCAGGTGATCACCAAGGTTGTGGGCATTGAGTCCCGGGGCTTTATTCTGGGAGGCATGCTGGCCCATCATCTGGATGCTGGTTTTGTACCAGTGCGCAAGAAAGGTAAATTGCCTTACAAGACGCTCTCGGAAAGCTATCAGCTTGAATACGGCACCGACAGCATTGAAATGCATGTCGATGCGATTGAACCAGGAGATCGGGTGCTCATTCACGACGATGTGATTGCTACCGGTGGAACGGCCGAGGCAACGATCCGGCTGGTAGAACGCGCCGGTGGGCAGGTCGTTGGGTGTGCCTTTCTGATCGAGCTGATGGCCCTCAAAGGGCGTCGGCGTCTGCCGGATCACATCCCTATACATGCGGTATTGCAACTTTAA
- a CDS encoding N-acetylmuramoyl-L-alanine amidase family protein yields MRHARLQVVLGLCMLLGCQMAWGRAAVQVTRISFTPRADQTGYVVRIHTTDHVSAYQEPEWLDAHRLQLVLFYTEPAPSLQHDPPAGPVVSYTIEPQNGHLILRFQFAEGLAVEAAAYRDRLSTDILLGLTVTSAPVADVASLPSPQQANTPPARTVALKPESSTPRNLDRWHLDTVVIDAGHGGKDPGAVANGVREKDVTLAVALKLGAYLQQQGLRVIYTRTSDRFVELRERGRIANEAGGKLFISLHCNAAPGDRSAYGAETYFLGLHKTEAARRVMERENSVVRLESDPSQYEAFTEQELILMTLAQSAYLRKSEKLAMLVQEEFAHRTGRVNRGVKQAGFYVLWSASMPAILVELGFLTNPREAAFLKSKAGQEQMAQAIFRAVQAFKELYERELAFPASAR; encoded by the coding sequence ATGCGACACGCAAGACTACAGGTGGTGCTCGGATTGTGCATGCTGCTAGGCTGCCAGATGGCCTGGGGGCGGGCTGCAGTCCAAGTTACGCGCATATCGTTTACGCCACGTGCCGATCAAACCGGATATGTCGTGCGCATTCACACGACCGACCACGTCAGCGCTTATCAGGAACCCGAGTGGCTGGATGCGCACCGGCTGCAATTGGTACTGTTTTACACGGAACCCGCCCCTTCCTTACAGCATGACCCGCCGGCCGGCCCCGTCGTCTCTTATACCATTGAGCCTCAAAACGGCCACCTGATCCTGCGCTTCCAGTTCGCCGAAGGACTTGCTGTAGAAGCTGCTGCCTATCGCGACCGGTTGTCAACAGATATTTTGCTAGGACTGACCGTCACGTCTGCGCCGGTAGCCGACGTAGCTTCGCTCCCTAGCCCACAGCAAGCAAACACACCGCCTGCCCGTACAGTCGCACTCAAACCGGAATCCTCAACGCCGCGAAACCTCGATCGCTGGCACCTGGACACGGTGGTGATCGATGCCGGTCATGGAGGTAAAGACCCCGGTGCTGTGGCTAACGGCGTGCGCGAAAAGGACGTTACCTTAGCGGTTGCCCTGAAACTGGGAGCCTACTTGCAACAGCAAGGCTTGCGTGTGATCTACACACGGACCAGCGACCGGTTTGTAGAACTGCGCGAGCGAGGGCGCATCGCCAACGAAGCCGGAGGCAAACTGTTCATTTCGCTCCACTGCAATGCTGCCCCTGGCGATCGTTCGGCCTATGGCGCGGAGACGTACTTTTTGGGCTTGCATAAAACCGAAGCGGCCCGCCGCGTGATGGAACGTGAAAACAGCGTCGTTCGCTTGGAAAGTGATCCTTCCCAGTACGAAGCGTTTACCGAGCAGGAGCTGATTCTGATGACGCTAGCACAAAGTGCCTACCTGCGCAAGAGCGAAAAGCTAGCTATGCTCGTGCAGGAAGAGTTTGCCCATCGCACAGGCCGCGTCAATCGCGGCGTAAAGCAAGCCGGATTTTATGTGCTCTGGAGCGCCTCCATGCCAGCCATCCTCGTCGAACTGGGCTTTTTGACCAATCCACGCGAAGCCGCCTTTCTAAAAAGTAAAGCAGGCCAAGAACAGATGGCCCAAGCGATCTTTCGGGCGGTGCAGGCCTTTAAGGAACTCTATGAACGGGAATTGGCGTTCCCCGCTTCGGCGCGTTAA
- the mnmA gene encoding tRNA 2-thiouridine(34) synthase MnmA, producing MSRNGRVLVAMSGGVDSSVTAALLHEQGYEVVGITMKTWDYVSSGVRTGKEVGCCSLESMNDARAVAVRLGFPHFIVDIREEFGDWVIQRFVSEYLAGRTPNPCVLCNTHIKWAALLRRADRLECQYIATGHYARVRYEEALGRYVISRGRDLNKDQSYALWGLSQEHLARTLLPLGDYTKPEIRRLAAEMGFERLAQKPDSYEICFIPDNDYRRFLRQRVPDLDAKVGPGKFVLEDGTVVGTHQGYPFYTIGQRHGLGLSLGYPVYVTHIDPETNTITVGPREALLRQRLVARQINLIKYPDLYEERPAIGKIRYKDEGAPCLVWQEDDALQVAFAEPRAAITPGQAVVLYEGDDVLAGGWIYEVHRAQAAEAVDAAAVR from the coding sequence ATGAGCCGAAACGGACGCGTACTGGTGGCAATGAGCGGCGGCGTGGATTCGTCCGTAACGGCAGCACTGCTGCACGAGCAGGGCTACGAGGTGGTGGGCATCACGATGAAGACATGGGACTACGTCTCTAGCGGTGTGCGCACCGGCAAGGAGGTTGGGTGTTGCTCGCTGGAATCAATGAACGATGCCCGCGCCGTAGCCGTGCGCTTGGGTTTCCCACATTTCATCGTGGACATTCGTGAAGAGTTTGGGGATTGGGTGATCCAGCGGTTTGTCTCGGAATATTTGGCCGGGCGTACACCTAACCCTTGCGTGCTGTGCAACACGCACATCAAGTGGGCAGCGCTGTTGCGGCGGGCCGATCGCTTGGAGTGTCAGTATATTGCCACAGGGCATTATGCACGCGTGCGCTACGAAGAGGCACTAGGGCGGTACGTCATCTCACGTGGCCGCGACTTGAACAAGGATCAGAGCTATGCGCTCTGGGGCCTCTCGCAGGAACACCTGGCGCGCACGTTGCTGCCACTGGGCGACTACACCAAGCCAGAGATCCGTCGCCTGGCTGCTGAAATGGGCTTTGAACGCCTAGCGCAAAAGCCAGACTCCTACGAAATCTGCTTCATTCCCGATAATGACTATCGCCGGTTTTTGCGGCAGCGTGTGCCCGATCTAGATGCTAAGGTAGGACCGGGAAAGTTTGTGCTTGAAGATGGCACGGTAGTGGGCACACACCAGGGCTATCCGTTCTATACCATTGGCCAGCGCCATGGCCTAGGACTTTCGCTAGGCTATCCGGTATACGTGACGCATATCGACCCGGAAACCAACACCATTACAGTAGGGCCGCGCGAGGCGTTGCTGCGTCAGCGGCTTGTGGCCCGCCAGATTAACCTTATCAAGTACCCCGATCTTTACGAAGAGCGTCCAGCGATAGGCAAGATTCGCTATAAGGATGAGGGCGCTCCCTGCTTGGTTTGGCAGGAAGACGACGCACTGCAGGTAGCCTTTGCCGAGCCGCGCGCTGCCATTACGCCAGGGCAGGCGGTCGTGCTCTACGAGGGCGACGATGTGCTGGCTGGCGGCTGGATCTACGAAGTGCACCGTGCGCAAGCGGCCGAAGCTGTTGATGCAGCCGCAGTGCGCTGA
- a CDS encoding M42 family metallopeptidase, which produces MINQPNQAFLLELLGTPSPSGFESALQQRWLEAIRPWADEVAQDSYGTAWAVRRGTESLAPRLMLEAHADEVGFIVHYISEEGFLHIAPIGGADRVLARARRVRVLGSQGPVDGVLGHTAIHLRDPKEDKVPEWHELFVDVGARSRDEVAALGIRVGHPIVLAEEPFLLDRRRLVGRALDNRLGGFILVQVLQTLAAEPVAATVYAVNAVQEEIGGYGARMVAYRLHPDLALVLEVTHATDVPGIEARRHGLIRLGSGPVITHGTANHPKLVERLLQVAEAESIPVQHEASSRRTGTDADDIFATREGIPCALVSVPLRYMHSPVEMVDLDDVAHTVKLLVAFIRSLQAGDPF; this is translated from the coding sequence ATGATCAACCAACCCAACCAGGCATTTTTGCTTGAATTGCTCGGTACGCCTAGCCCCTCAGGGTTTGAGAGCGCCTTGCAGCAACGTTGGCTGGAAGCCATACGCCCTTGGGCAGATGAGGTCGCGCAGGATAGCTACGGTACGGCGTGGGCTGTGCGCCGTGGTACGGAAAGCCTAGCACCACGCCTAATGCTAGAAGCCCATGCGGACGAAGTCGGGTTCATTGTGCACTACATTTCTGAAGAGGGCTTTTTGCATATTGCCCCTATCGGTGGCGCCGATCGGGTGCTAGCCCGTGCCCGGCGCGTACGCGTTTTGGGGAGCCAAGGGCCCGTAGACGGCGTGCTGGGTCACACGGCCATTCATCTCCGTGATCCTAAAGAAGACAAGGTGCCGGAATGGCATGAGCTGTTTGTGGACGTAGGGGCTAGAAGTCGGGATGAAGTGGCTGCGTTGGGCATTCGCGTAGGACACCCGATCGTATTGGCCGAAGAACCCTTTTTGCTTGACAGACGTCGCTTGGTTGGCAGGGCACTGGATAACCGCCTAGGCGGGTTTATTCTTGTCCAGGTATTGCAGACGCTAGCTGCTGAACCCGTAGCCGCCACGGTGTATGCCGTCAATGCTGTGCAAGAAGAAATCGGGGGCTATGGAGCGCGCATGGTGGCTTATCGATTGCATCCAGACCTGGCGCTGGTGCTGGAAGTCACCCATGCTACCGATGTGCCCGGAATTGAAGCCCGGCGACATGGATTGATCCGGTTGGGAAGTGGACCCGTAATAACGCATGGTACCGCCAATCATCCCAAACTGGTTGAACGCTTGTTACAGGTTGCCGAAGCCGAAAGCATTCCGGTGCAACATGAAGCCTCCTCCCGACGCACTGGAACCGATGCCGACGATATTTTTGCTACACGTGAGGGCATCCCGTGTGCGCTGGTCTCGGTACCGCTGCGCTACATGCATTCGCCTGTAGAAATGGTCGACCTCGACGATGTGGCGCACACCGTGAAGCTGCTGGTTGCGTTTATCCGTAGCCTACAGGCAGGCGATCCGTTTTAG
- a CDS encoding response regulator transcription factor: MAKARLLIIEDEAQVREALTLYLEAAGYEVDAVATGEAGREQAIQVPGYDLILLDARLPGRDGFEVLRQLREEDGVLTPVLMLTALGDREHRLKGFELGADDYLAKPFTPEELLARVEAVLRRARSQPLPEKRRFRVGGIEVDLEQGTVTRNGQPVALTDMEFRLLRYLILHRGRTVRREQLLREVWGLPPTVQTRTIDRHINALRRIMDGEDEASWPIQSVYGIGYRLVGGEFVD, encoded by the coding sequence ATGGCCAAAGCGCGGCTGCTGATTATTGAAGACGAAGCCCAAGTACGCGAAGCGCTCACGCTTTACCTGGAAGCTGCAGGCTACGAAGTAGATGCCGTTGCTACGGGCGAAGCCGGTCGAGAGCAGGCGATTCAGGTGCCCGGATATGACTTGATTTTGCTGGATGCCCGGCTGCCGGGCCGTGACGGCTTCGAGGTGCTGCGTCAGTTGCGAGAAGAAGACGGCGTGCTTACGCCTGTGCTGATGCTCACGGCGCTGGGTGATCGCGAGCATCGCTTGAAAGGCTTTGAGCTTGGCGCCGACGATTATCTTGCCAAGCCATTTACCCCTGAAGAGCTGCTGGCCCGCGTAGAAGCTGTACTCCGGCGCGCACGCAGTCAGCCCTTGCCCGAAAAACGGCGCTTCCGTGTAGGCGGGATTGAAGTAGACCTAGAGCAGGGTACCGTAACCCGCAACGGCCAGCCTGTTGCCCTGACCGACATGGAGTTTCGGCTGCTACGGTACCTGATTTTGCACCGCGGCCGCACGGTAAGGCGCGAGCAGCTCTTGCGGGAGGTATGGGGACTACCGCCTACCGTACAGACGCGCACCATCGATCGCCACATCAACGCTTTACGACGCATCATGGATGGGGAAGACGAAGCCAGTTGGCCCATCCAGAGCGTTTACGGCATTGGCTATCGGCTGGTGGGAGGCGAGTTTGTCGATTAG